DNA from Pelodiscus sinensis isolate JC-2024 chromosome 1, ASM4963464v1, whole genome shotgun sequence:
taaagccctcctcactaggttagtcaTTCTGTGTTCAAAtcgggtcttccccctcctcaaaaggtggacgccatccctgcttagcagtccttcctggaatagcactccatggtcgaggaagccaaagccctcctggtgacactaTCCTCACAGCCATATAGTTGGGGTTGAAGTTATATTTTCCAACATGCTTTACTtaacacttatccacattaaacttcatttgccattttgttgcccaatcacttagtcttgtaagatctttttgaagttcttcacaatctgcttctgtcttgactatcttgaacagtttagtatcatctgcgaactttactacctcactgcttgcccctttttctagatcatttatgaataagttgaataggattggtcctaggactcacccttgggggacaccactagttacccctctccattctgaaaatataacttttattcctaccctttgtttcctgtcttttaaccagttctcaatacatgaaaggaccttccctcttagaTGAGGCccaatgttggaaaagcctctttggaaaaaagatgtggaaaaaagctatgtaaattatggttcgcaatttgcgtagctttttctggaagaacagtgtagtgtagacatagccacagacacAGTCAATATTCATAATTTCAAGTACAAGAATGATGAATGCAGACAAATAGAGAAAACATATTatgcaaatcataacttttccagtgATATCTCACAAGATATATCCTGTGATGGTAACATCAAGATTATGTCATAACCATTTCATAATCACATCACTGTGATGAATGCGGGTTCCATATCATAGCCACTACTGACACGTCATTGTGGGACCGTGTGAGAAAGGCTCAGTTGTGGGACTCTCCCTGACATCCTCTTCAGTGAAGACCAAGTCAAAGAATTCATCTCACCTGTCTGCAACAGCCTCATCTTCCTTGAGGCTCCTTTCACATTTTCATTGTCCAGTGGCCCTCTCATTGATTCACATTCTTACTGGTTGAATGCACTTGGGGAAAAAATTGCCATGAATTTTTGTGATTTTTGTTAGTGGTTCTTCAGATGTTTTAAACTATGGATGCAGTATTCCAAAGCCCAATACTAAATGTAGCTGTTACACTGCCCCCCAAAATGAGATTCATTTACaataatgagatttttaaatattttaatattgctCTTGCTTCCATTTGCATTTCATTTCTGAGCCTTTACGATGTACCTACTTCAGATTTTCAACTTTTCAGTAGCTTACTTTTTCACATAATCCTTTTCAAGGAAACTGAGAGCTGAAATTCCCACAAAAAGTCTTGGTCCTAGAACTTGGGGCTGTAAGAATGACAGGAAATAATGTGAGACTCCCAATAAAATCCCAGAAATTGCTGCTGCTGGATTTATCTCAAGTGGAGAATCCACAAACAAAGGAATTGAGGGCTGGTAAGTGGATATTTCTGGTCCATTGGTGGTAGAGACACTAGGCTAAAGAGCCCTGATGGCAAGGAAGAGAGTTATGCCCCAGAAAGCTGCATGCAACCATGAGGTGTTTGCGAATCACTTGGCGCATGAGGTGTCCTACATCTCCCTCACACGAGGAATGAACAAGCCGTTAGAACAACCATACATATTCATACTATGGTCCTGCTCTGAGCAGTGGTTAGACTcgaagacctcctgaggtctcttccaaccttaggaTTCCATTACTAGAAAGGGGCAGGATTCAAATCTAGCTCCACGGGGCTCCTCCTATTCCTGCAATTGACCAAATTCCTGCTACTTCCTCCCTCAGACCCGGCAGAGAGCAGGCATGGCCAGAAGCCAGTTACTGGGGGTTGATTCTCCGACCTGTTCTCCCCAAGCATCAGTGGAGTTTAGAGCCGCCAGGGGTCCAGGCGGAGCAATGCCCATGGGTCATGGCTTCCAAGAGCACAGAccttccccacctcacccccGACAGAGTCTACAAAGATGGTGGCCACCCTACTCCTTTACTTAGGGGCCTCCATCACCCGGCATGCTGTGCTCAACTTGGCTTAACTCTTGCTGCACCCTCTACCCCTCCTTTTCCTCTGAAGCTCCTCCTACTCCATCCCTTTACACTCGGCccagtcccctcctcctccacttttctgaggctctgccccctggccagcctTGAGCTGGGCTGTGGCAAGAGCTAGCCATGGAAtccaggcagctgtggggagaccCAGACTCTCCCCAGTTCCTGGGTTATATGTTATGGGGCCAGTGACATGGCTTGCAGCTTTTCTCGGGCCTCCAAGCCACCGGTCCAGGGCAGGTGGCGTGTCTGTGATTCCTCACAGTGACTCTGGTTCCCTGGGCATCTCTTCCTTATGTGATAGGCCTGGCTCTAGGACAGGGTTCGGGAACCAATCcattttgggtcagaggccactgacctacagaaaaatcattcaggggctgcacacaaatgagaagcccaaaaaaatcagaaacaaaatCCAAACGCTCACTATcgtagcccctgactgagaagaaggattctccccacattcccctcacacaccagaactcAGGGggactcaggctagtagatttttctGTGCTACAGCCCCatagtggggcagcaggggagctggaatGCTAGCAAGGCCCCTCCAATGCTTTGGggagggagctctgagccttgggggctggatccatgcAAACTTGGgaccgcatccagcccccagtctttaggttcctcacccctgcttggGACATGGAGCTATGGATAAACAGAAGGAGGAGGCCGGATAGCTTTGTAGGAAGACATGGGGCAGAGGAAAGGACCTCAGGGTACATGATCCAAGAGGGATTAAGTGGCTGTAGTCCTAGATTTTGTCTCCCATGTCATCAGCAATGGGGCTGGGTGATGAACTGAGCCTTCACTTGACAAACACCCTGATTATCCTCCCACGAAGATGTTCGCTTTTCATGCTGTACACAATTGGATGGACCAGAGGGGGCACCAGCcggtagacatagcccaggacaACCTGAAGCAAGTGAGAAGAGCTGCTCCCAAATCTGTGTAGCAGAGCCAGTCCAATCTCTGGTATGTAGAAGAGCAGCACAGCACACAGATGGGAGACGCAGGTGTTCAGGGCTCTGAGGCACTTTGTGTGGGATGTGATGCTCAGCACCGTTTTGAGGATCATCACGTAAGACAGGAAGATGAGCAGCGAGTCCAGCCCCATCGTTGAGAATGCAACAGATAAGCCATAGATGTTGTTCACGGTGATGTCCGCACAAGCCATCGTCATGACGTCTTGATGCAGGCAGTAGGAGTGGGAGAGCACATTGGCTCGACAATAGTGGTACCGTTTcaagagaaaggggagggggaatattAGGGCCGCCGATCTTAGCACAAACACCAGCCCCATTTTGGCTATTCTCGGGTGTGCTAAAATGGACGTATATCTGAGGGGATTACAGATGGCAACATAGCGGTCAAAAGCCATCAACAAGAGCACAGCCGACTCAGTGCATTGAAGTGTGTGGATGAAGAACACCTGAGTAAAACAGGCATTGGGGCTGATTTCCCTAAAGTTAAACAAGTATACGCCTAGTATTGTCGGTATGGTGGATATCAATAAGCCAAGGTCTGTGCTggccaacatggaaaggaaaatgtacatgggctcatggagggtTGGATCTGTTTTAATAATGAAGAGGATGATTGAATTTGCTACTAGTGAAACAACATACATGAAGCAGAAGGGGATAGCGATCCAGAGATGGACGTCTTCCTGCCCAGGTATCCCGGTGAGAAGGAACACTGTGCGGTTAAATTTGGTGTCATTGGTAGCTGACATAATGTGCTTGGCAGGTCTGAAGAGTTTTGAACTTTCCTTCCTGACAAGAAAAAGAATAGGAGAGTAAATGATATTGAAGTAGGCCTCTTTTCCTCCCAGTGTAGATCTAGAGCTTCCCAGGAGGTCATGGAAGAGCTGCAAAAATATAGTCTTGGAGTTATACTactgccagactggatcagacctaCAATCTCCATTGTCCTCTATGAAGCGGACAATTCTAGATGCTGCAGGGAAAGGTATAAGAATCCCTGAAAATGGCAGAAATTACATAACTGTCTCCCAGGGAATGTTTCCTTCTTACCTCAGTGGTTTGGGATTCTCTTATATCCTGTCAGGGCTCTTCAGGCAGTCTCAGATTATGTCTATACCGCagaggtttttttcggaaaaacagctcttttccgaaaaaaacgtCACTTATCCACACTACAATTGtgttctttcggggaaaaaataCTATGGCTGtttctacattggcccctattccgtaatagggatgcaaatgtagcactttggaatacctgaaagtaggaataagagatcctccggaaaagagcttattttccggaggatcgcgtccagactggcgcttttctctggcttatctccaagccggaaaaaagcggcagccatgttaatgcaaatgcagcgggggatatttaaatcccccgcggatttgcctattccaaagtgctacatttgcatccctattacggaataggggccaatgtagacacagcctatatgtgtagaatcatagaatactaggactggaagggacctcgagaggttatcgagtgcagtcctctgccctcatggcaggacccagtaccatctccatccctgatagatgtctatataacctgctcttaaatatctgtagTGATGGAAATTGAACAACcgccctaggcaacttattccagtgttaaaccaccctgacagttaggaagtttttcctaaagtgcaacccaaatctcccttgctgcagtttaaacccattgcttcttcttctatcctcagaggccaggaagaacaattttctccctcctccctgtaacacccttttagatacttgaaagctgctataatgcctcctctcagtcttctcttttctgcactaaagaagcccagttctttcagctttccctcataggttaaatattctagacctttaatcatttttgttgctcttctctggaccttcaccAATTTTCCCCCATCGTTTTCCTCATTTTTCATCTGCACTCTCTCCCTATGCAAAAATCCGTAGATATTTGTCAAGTTACAAGTTAACACAGAGAGTTCCTTCAGCTTGGCAGGGAAGCAGTTGGCTTCACAAATGGGAGTGCCAAGATTTGCTATCCATTATGAGTTATTTCAGTCATGTGCCTGTAAGAGGTGATGGGTATAAATTACTTACAAACACTATTGCAGTCTCCTTTCCTGCATCTCAGCTCTGCTCTTTGCAAGAACCCAGACTGACAGTTCTGTTCCCTCTGGACTTTTTGGAAAGTTTTGCACAAGTATTGTAGAAGGATTGTATTCCTGATCCATGATGTAAGTGGTCCTGTGACACCTCAGGGAATAACCAAAATATATCgaatcacttcatcagatgatttggagtggaaataacagaaaccaagcaATCTATATAATAGCAGAAGTACCTCTCAATTGTACGACTCATGTTAGGGAGGTTAATTAAATAGTCTGGCTGTGTCCCATACATACTTTTTTATGTAGAAATGCAGATATTAATGGCAGATAAATTGGCCCACTTAATAAGCATCATTAACACAGATCCTACAATTCACAGGTACTTTTGCTGTTACATATATATTGGTTTGTTATgtctactccaattcatctgatgaagcagGGTTTGTCCATGAAGCTcttgattctatatattttggttagacTTAGGtgtcacagactaacacagacTAACCCCTCTAAGGTTTCTAAATGTGTTAGAAACAGCTTCTGGTCAGTTACCAGGAGGCAGTATCAAGCTAGAGTTATTAGAACTCACCCCTTGCCAACAGAATATAGAGTATTTCTGAAATACTTTCTAAATCAAAAGCCATTAAGCAGAAAAGACCTAACTGCTACAGATTCTAGCATCTCTGCTGCTGACTTTCGATATACATGCACGCTATGGACATCTGGTTTGCAGTCTTAGTAATACAATGAAAAGTCTGGCATGCCATGTAGAGAGCTGTTCTTCAGAACACACATCTCAACTGATCCTTACCCCGTCCCTCTTTGAGAAATGACTTCTCAGATTAGAGTTGGACTTAAAATGAATTCAGCCATCTCAGTCATTTGTCACAATCTAGTCCTCCTCTGTCCTGGGTTAAGAGCTGACAGGTTTTCTGCAGGTTCTGACCTGACAGTCTGGAGTTTCTACCTGGAGTGGTAATAGGCATTGGGGCTAGTATAGAAATACTCATTCCGTGAGCACTCGCTCTCTAGGACATGGTGAGCCCACAGCTGTGCTTCAGGCACATTCGGATTAGCAGGGAGTGTATTTAAAAGCCAGATGCATGAGTATTAAGAGAGATGGAACTTTGTTTCACACAAGAAAGTAGCCTGTTGcatttactctctctctctctgtcccattCGAGTCAGAAAATAAAACTATTGCAAGTGTGTTTGCTACTTAAATTTGCAGGAGAGAATCCACTTGAGCCAACGAGGGAACTCGTCACTAATATTCCATGGGGTGTCCTCTTGCTCAGTCCctggcaggattgggcccagagCACACGGCACCTCTAGAAACAGGACGCCTGGAGAAATCCTGACTTGGGGCATCAGAGATTTGTACACTCCAAGCTTTCTTTGACTGTCAGATTTCTGTGTATCTTGAATAATGGACTGCGGAGCATGGACAGATGTAGGGGAGGGATCCCAAGCTACCTagcgctgcctgccccccaaccccatcaCTGAGTCACCCCAACAGCCCACCCGAATCCTTTGCCActgcacagaacagctgccaatgcaaacagcctgcagccttcgccctgcactcagcatgttacagacagtgaaacctgccaacgtacccagttcctgctagaagggagccGCTGGCACCAGAGGTCGTCACCCTacagcacaaggagtcatcggagaggttgcacgggcagcaggcagtgtgtgaTCAGATAGGGAGGCAACTGCCTTTATGAagcatgtttgtaccttcccttgggggccacttggccatcagggaacctcagctgctTGGCTTCGTGTGCACCAGCTTTAACCCCATCACGGCCAATGGCAAATGGCAGGAGGCCAAATCACAGGGGATGGGAGGTGACACTAAACAACTGGCTTGCAGCACCAGCCCAGTTCAGGGTCTGTTACTGGAATCTGGGCTTTTCATCACACTTCACATGCATCTCATTAACTCCCTGGCTCCGTCGGGGGAGGCCACAGGAGAATGGTGATGCTCTCACGGCTGTGATCTTGCTGCAATAAAGTCAATTAGAAGATAGGGTCAGATTTCTCCCATTTCCTACATTACAAACCCATTGTGCGGGTCTGGGATGGGACAATCCGCAAGACTCCATGTATGGACATTTCCTTTAGAtcattccggggggggggggagtgtctttTCCCTTCTCAAGGGGGAATGAAAAGGGGGACCCAGGATATCAAGATCCCCAAAGTTAGGCCCAGATCTCAGTGATCCACTGGTAGCTCGGCCTACCCTCTCATAATCTGTGGGCCCCCACAACTGCTCTAGGACCCTCACCGGCTCCTTGCTAGCGCAGGCTGGTCAGAGATGCGCTACCAGGGCCTGTCCCAGCAGCCACTGCCCACAGGACTTGCAGAAGGGTCTTTGTACAGGATGGAGGGGGCTGCGCAGAGACGAGAAGGCTGGTTAGAGTAGCCGATGGGCTACTCTGATGGGCTAGACTGAGCGGGAGTTTTTGACTTTTCCATGACCAGAAAACTCTCCCCCCAAATGGGgtgaaaaggaaacatttcaattTAGTTGAATAAcactctggggggcagggctaggtcccccctcagcctcccatCCTGAACCCACTCTTCGAGTGACCCCATTTCCCACACAATAAAGAGGAAACACCCAGACCCCCATTCAAGCCCCACTCACCCGCTTCCCCGTGTGACACCGTTGCCCATTGCTGGACCCCCTCATGGGTCAGAAGCTGCCTGGAAATCCAGAAAATCTGAAGCCGATGCGCCTCAGAGGCCTAGAAGCAAAAAGCCCCCACCTGTCCCATAATATATTTAAAACTAATTATTTGTAACCTTTCTCGTGATTTTTAGGATGTATGAGTCATATTCATTCTCAGTAATTaacagcaattttttaaagtaactcagaacataaaaatggccatactgggtcagaagaaaggtccatctagcccagtatcctgtctgctgacagtggccaatgccaggtgtcctagagggagggaaccgaacaggtaatgatcaagtgatctctctcttgccatccatctccagcccctgacaaacagaggctagggacaccatttcttacatatcctggctaatagccattaatggacttaactgtcatgaatttatccagttctatTTTAAAACCCTGGTATAGTcttagtcttagccttcacaacctcctcaggcaaggagttccacaggttgactatgctctgtgtgaagaagaacttccttttatttgttttaaaccttctgcccattaattttgtttggtggcccctagttcttatattatgggtgtcatgtagcaggtccttttgaccacggcctcgCACGTATTGCCCATACTGCCGCACAAAAGCCCCTCACAAGGGAAACACAGGCCACTGAGGCAgatccagagacagagcttgaaTTCCCTTGGGTGCTCAGCACAATTCTCAGTAAACGGAACTGGACTTGGCAAGCGCCCGGGCCAGGGGCCTTCAAGCCCCAGCGCAGTCCCCTGTAAACGGAATTTGAACTTGGCAAGCACCTGGTCCAGGAAGATAAGAGTAGGGAAAAACGTTACATTAATGAGCActaaaaacaggacaagataggaataagGAAAATGAGCTGTCATAATACACCAGTTAACAAGTACCtggaacagggaaagaaaaaacatagctagctttcatgtgtgccagtcatgtctgcatcaggcactgaccacaatgccttgAGACAGACATCATGTCTCAAGGAAGGAACCCTGATATGGTACCGGATATCAAataaccctaatatggtaccggatgtcaaaattatagtataaagcaccctgCGCCCTAAGCTCGGATCCGTATAAAAAAATAGAAGGCACGTAtcgtccagcctggctgaggggttgatcacccaaggctacctcccacccaccgaatcacGAAAGGGTGTACGAATACGGAGCACGCTACGCGttattttgtgtctgtgcatcgTAATCGTTTCTGGGCTTGTGAGTATTGCTTACTATATTGtattaaccatttcatatttagaggtTGTTAAGTATATGTAGAtgaatgactaactccaccagctgttcaaagataACCATAGAAGGATTGGCTAcaggaggagtttttattattgctgtattggttttatttgttctattctttttttgcatgctgcACTGTCTAAGACGAATCAGAgacagtgatttaatataatcaaattgCAGTTAATAAAGTTAGTAATTGGCTAAGTGCATTTAAGTCTCGGGCCTTCCTCCTTCgcagccccagtcccttgccacaaaaaAACACCCCTAGACAATCCTCGAACCTCTGGTTCATCAAtgggaacttttccttattcactttctccacaccactcatgattttatagacctctatcatatccccccttagtcttctcttttctaagctgaaaagtcccagtctctttaatttctcttcaGAAGTCAGAGGTCTGTCGAACAATCAAACAAGACAGGGGCCAGTGTGGCAGAGAGCCTTTACAAGTGCTGTGCATTGGACTTCGCTGCAGGGGAGCGGAGGGAGATTTGCACAGCTGAGCCACTCTTGTTAGGTGTGGAATTGGAGAGACTGTCCCACATGGAGGGGCCGATGTGGAGGTTCTGATGCTCGTCACCATATTCATTCATCTTCTCCATCATAGTCTGTGGCTGTGCTCTGGGTATGGGATGGTCGAAAACCCCTGACTACTCCATGGCTGGAGGATTGTGCCCATCAGCGATTCTAACCAGCCTTCCAAACCATACGTAACACCTTCTACCATGCACAATGCCCCATTGGCAGACTCTGTGGGCAGCGGCTGCTGTGACAGGCCCTGGTAGCACATCGCTGATCAGCCTGGGCTAGCTGGGAGCTGGAGAAGGTCCTAGAGCAGCTCTGGAGATCCAGAAAGTGTGGCTAGGTGGGTCTGGCTACAAGAGAATCCCTGAGCTCTGTGCCTAACTTTGAGGATCCATGGATGCTGGGTCCCCCTTTTCATTCCTCAGGAAAAAGGGAAGGGATTTCCCCCTCCTGGAACCATCCAAGAGAAACTTCCATCTATGGAGTCTTGAAGAATTTCCGTTCCCTGGCCTAACCCCTACAATGTTAATTCAGGGAAGTGGGGTGCCAGGGAGAAATCTGGTCTTATATTATGTATCTTCTGTTGTACTTTATTATAGCAGCATCACAGATATGACAGCATCATTGTTACCACTTGGCCAGCCTCATGGTAGCCACATACTGAACAGGGCTGACAAGCCCTGATTCCAGGAACAGAGCCTGCAGGAGGGCTGGTGCTGCAGGCCAGTTGTTTAGCATCATTACCCATCGCCTGGGATCTGGCCTCCTGCTGTTTGCCATTGGCTGAGGTGGGGTTAAAGCTGGTGCACATGAAGCCAAACAGCTGTggttccctgatggccaagtAGCTCCCGagggaaggtacaaacatgctgAATAAAGGCAGCTGCCTCTCTATCTGAACACACGCTGCCTGCTGCCCGTGCAACCTCTCCAGTGACTCCTTGTGCTTCAGGGTGACGACCTCTGGTGCCAGCggctcccttctagcaggaactgggtacgttggcaggtttcactgtctgtaacatgccaagtgcagggcgaaggctgcaggctgtttgcattggcagctgttctgtgcagcggcagaggactcagctgggctgtcgGGGTGACTCAGAGGTGGactggagggcaggcagcactaGGGAGCTTGGGATCCCTCCCTGACATCTGGCAATGATTTGCAGTAGGCTGTTTAAGCCACACAGCAATCTgacacgcacacagagctcggAGACTGACAGCCCTGATGCCCGGAGTCAGGCTTTCTCAAGTGGTTCCATTTCTACTGGTGCCAAGTGCCCTGGGCCCCCTTCTGCCAGGAAACCCTGCGGAATGTCAGTGACCAGCTTCCAAATCACACCAAGTGTATTGGCTCCTTGAAATTCaatcaacaaatgcctttgaaaaGGTTTTTCTCCTGGCTTTGTTGTGAAGGCGGGAACTCAGAGCGGCGTTACTCTGTAGTAACAGGTCTCACAGGGCATGCTTCTGTTTGCTGACTGCCTGAAGGCTCCAACATTTGTGTCCTAGAGTCACTCCTCAGAGTTACATGCCACCGGTATCTCTGACTCTTTTCTCCTTCCCGAGCACTAAATATCAGGCCTTGTTGCTTTCCTTCTTGATCCTCACAGTCTTGGGATGGGTCTCAGGCTACCAAACGGCTGCTGGAAATGCTTTTGGCCCCTGTGCGTAGTGGCAATGACCAGACAGCCTTCTGCAACCAAAGTTCTGGTCCAGCTCAACAGGGAGAAGAAAGTTTAACGTGGGAGAATAGGAGGGTTTTCAAGCAACGGTCTGGACTTgtctctgaccccagccccccactcagAGGGGGACTCAAACAGGCCAAGAGTCTTCAGCTTTCCCCAGCCATTTGcgaatatctggaagataatagggtgaTACGTAAGAATCAGCATGGATTTTTGaagaacaaatcttgtcaaaccaacctggggagcagggtggggtttgacagggtaacaagttTTGTGAACAggagggaagtggtagatgtaaCATAATCTGGCCTTTAGTAAAGGTGTTGATAGAGTCTTGCATGAACAATGTAAGGAAacgcaacctagatggagctccTATAACATGGGTACATTActggtcacccattcccagagactagttaccaatggttcacagtcatgctggaagggcattatGCATGGAGTTTCACCGGGATATGTCCTGGGagggttctattcaatatcttcgtcAATGATTTTAGATTTTGGCATAGAGACTACGCTTActaaatttgcaggtgataccaagctgggaggggctgcaagtagTTCAGAGGAtaagatcataattcaaaatgatctggacaaactggagaaaaggtctgcgataaacaggatgaaaatcaataaggacaaatgcaaagtgctccacttaaaaagcaacagccagtttcacacataaaaaatgggaaatgactgccaagAAAAAGTATTCGGGAGAGGGATCCAGAGGTCATAATGGAGCAcacaaaaaaaaagaagcaaacatgattctgggatgcattagcaggagtgttgtaagtaagacaccagggctacatctagactacatccctttttcggaaaagggatgtaaattagacgtatcgcaattgctaatgaagcagggatttaaatctcccccgcttcattagcataaaaatggctgctgctttttttcggcatggagctttgctagaaaaaagcaccagtatagatgctgatcttttggaaaataaagccttttccaaaagatcccttatccctcttgaaataagggataagggatcttttggaaaaggctttattttccgcaagatcagcgtctagactggcacttttctctggcaaagctccgtgccgaaaaaaagtggcagccatttttatgctaatgaagcgggggagattgaaatccccgcttcattagcaattgcgataagtctaatttacatcccttttccgaaaaaaggatgtagtctagacgtagcccaggagttatTCTTCTATTCTGCTGtacactgattaggcttcagtgaGATTTTATGCCCAGTTCCGaggggtaccacatttcaggaaagatgtgaggaaattggagaaggtccagagaagaaaacaaaaattattaaaaaaacgg
Protein-coding regions in this window:
- the LOC102444083 gene encoding olfactory receptor 51G2-like, whose protein sequence is MSATNDTKFNRTVFLLTGIPGQEDVHLWIAIPFCFMYVVSLVANSIILFIIKTDPTLHEPMYIFLSMLASTDLGLLISTIPTILGVYLFNFREISPNACFTQVFFIHTLQCTESAVLLLMAFDRYVAICNPLRYTSILAHPRIAKMGLVFVLRSAALIFPLPFLLKRYHYCRANVLSHSYCLHQDVMTMACADITVNNIYGLSVAFSTMGLDSLLIFLSYVMILKTVLSITSHTKCLRALNTCVSHLCAVLLFYIPEIGLALLHRFGSSSSHLLQVVLGYVYRLVPPLVHPIVYSMKSEHLRGRIIRVFVK